In the genome of Acidobacteriota bacterium, one region contains:
- a CDS encoding 50S ribosomal protein L9: MEVILRDHIDNLGRRGDIVNVANGYARNYLLPQKLALLVTPSNRRQVERERVVADAREADERARAESFGERLRGTECVIPRRVGETGTLYGSVTSADVADHLATLDFEVDKRQIQLGEPLKELGEFPVTVKLHREVSTEVTVKVVQEDTGAESAEADAETESAEAGDAAT; this comes from the coding sequence ATGGAAGTCATCCTGCGGGATCACATCGACAACCTGGGCCGTCGCGGCGATATCGTCAACGTGGCCAACGGCTACGCGCGCAACTACCTGTTGCCGCAGAAGCTCGCCCTGCTGGTGACGCCGTCGAACCGCCGGCAGGTGGAGCGCGAGCGGGTGGTCGCCGACGCCCGCGAGGCGGACGAGCGGGCCCGCGCCGAGAGCTTCGGCGAGCGCCTGCGCGGGACCGAGTGCGTCATCCCGCGCCGGGTCGGGGAGACGGGCACGCTCTACGGGTCGGTCACCTCGGCCGATGTCGCGGACCATCTCGCGACGCTCGACTTCGAGGTCGACAAGCGCCAGATCCAGCTCGGCGAGCCGCTGAAGGAGCTCGGCGAGTTCCCCGTGACGGTGAAGCTGCACCGGGAGGTGAGCACCGAGGTCACCGTGAAGGTGGTCCAGGAGGATACCGGCGCCGAGTCGGCCGAGGCCGACGCCGAGACCGAGTCGGCCGAGGCCGGGGACGCAGCGACGTAG
- the rpsR gene encoding 30S ribosomal protein S18 → MYTPQRRGGGRRRKVCRYCVDKVDYIDYKDVRLLMMAIAERGKIQPRRISGTCAKCQRKLTTAIKRARQLALVPYVLD, encoded by the coding sequence GTGTATACGCCACAGCGCCGCGGCGGCGGGCGCCGGCGCAAGGTCTGCCGCTACTGCGTGGACAAGGTGGACTACATCGACTACAAGGACGTGCGTCTGCTCATGATGGCGATCGCCGAACGCGGCAAGATCCAGCCCCGGCGCATCTCCGGGACGTGCGCCAAGTGCCAGCGCAAGCTGACGACGGCCATCAAACGCGCACGCCAGCTCGCGCTGGTGCCGTACGTGCTGGATTAG